In one Niveibacterium umoris genomic region, the following are encoded:
- a CDS encoding phage tail protein yields MAVLRDRPYVQFNFLVDLGDGNTEGPDAGFQEVSGIGMEVTVAEYRNGNERENSVRKITGLNKSTDVTLKRGVIGSLRLYNWLNEIRNGNQNAMRTVTIQLQNEDHTEVVQTWKLLRARIIKHTSGPMNAKGTDVAMEELVLAYERLEME; encoded by the coding sequence ATGGCCGTGCTACGCGATCGCCCCTATGTGCAGTTCAACTTCCTCGTCGACCTCGGTGACGGCAACACCGAGGGGCCCGACGCAGGCTTCCAGGAAGTCTCCGGCATCGGTATGGAAGTCACCGTCGCCGAATACCGCAACGGCAACGAGCGTGAAAACTCGGTGCGCAAGATCACCGGGCTCAACAAGAGTACCGACGTCACCTTGAAGCGCGGCGTCATCGGCTCGCTGCGCCTCTACAACTGGCTCAACGAAATCCGCAACGGCAACCAGAACGCAATGCGCACGGTGACGATCCAGTTGCAGAACGAGGATCACACCGAAGTCGTGCAGACCTGGAAGCTCCTGCGCGCCCGCATCATCAAGCACACCTCGGGGCCGATGAACGCCAAGGGGACGGATGTGGCGATGGAGGAGTTGGTGCTCGCTTACGAGCGGCTGGAGATGGAGTGA
- a CDS encoding phage tail sheath family protein produces MPEYLAPGVYVEETSFRAKSIEGVSTTTTGFVGPCRYGPITQRPDILTGLVEFEYFYGDGRALAFDDSGTPVGGTNYMWHAARSFFEEGGKRLYISRIFRRIDDTDPDNPKPYGPPPDTLSDDAAAALLAEVAETQPDGHARALLVSDSVANALELVRQARACATAKLGAHAAEVTAAVTAITAALAKVTAPTPLHDAASATKDAATAAAAADAAGTAAAVHALQTHADALEDLALGEALAIRARFPGAAGNFRVRLFFRFGQNVLGLRDGEPSVAGLGHHDVVLIDTPDGAANQLYRAAWDNAARTWNFEPADGGTDLELADLDPGNSDPDSRQRMRILSLAVSVEPMDASRSAEVWDGLAADPAHTRNGAPDALTATFRVLPAADPQARALPIEVLAGDALDTGLELVALIAAAHAAANPLGGAAADATNDLATALRNPDVDGAIRSMEIHLAGGNDGAPLTATEYTGRAELTDPYKTGLASFEDIEDISIVAAPGSTFGYELSDSSRSNAQAILNTVIAHAARMRYRIAVLDSGNDQSIAAVRTMRARFDSTYAALYYPWVKVRDPITRQDLMLPPSGFVAGIYARNDIERAVWKAPANEVVRGAIGFELMLNRAQQEVLNPEGINCFRYFEGRGMRLWGARTISSDPEWKYVNIRRYFCYLERSIDKGTQWAVFEPNGERLWANVRRTIEDFLLNEWQSGALLGDRPEKAYFVRCDRSTMTQNDLDNGRLICLIGVAPLKPAEFVIFRIGQWTADARR; encoded by the coding sequence ATGCCCGAATATCTCGCACCCGGCGTGTACGTCGAAGAGACGTCCTTCCGTGCCAAATCCATCGAAGGCGTCAGCACCACGACCACCGGTTTCGTCGGCCCCTGCCGCTACGGCCCGATCACACAGCGGCCGGACATCCTGACCGGGCTGGTCGAGTTCGAATACTTCTACGGCGACGGCCGCGCGCTGGCCTTCGACGACAGCGGCACGCCGGTCGGCGGTACCAACTACATGTGGCACGCCGCGCGCAGCTTCTTCGAGGAAGGCGGCAAGCGCCTCTACATCAGCCGCATCTTCCGCCGCATCGACGATACCGACCCGGACAACCCCAAGCCCTACGGCCCACCACCCGATACCCTCAGCGACGATGCCGCGGCCGCCTTGCTGGCTGAAGTGGCCGAGACCCAGCCCGACGGTCACGCCCGCGCGCTGCTGGTGTCCGACAGTGTGGCGAACGCGCTGGAACTGGTGCGTCAGGCGCGTGCCTGCGCCACCGCCAAACTGGGCGCGCATGCCGCTGAAGTCACCGCGGCTGTCACCGCCATCACCGCCGCGCTGGCCAAGGTCACAGCGCCGACGCCGCTACACGATGCCGCCAGCGCGACCAAGGACGCCGCCACCGCCGCGGCCGCCGCCGACGCCGCGGGCACCGCCGCCGCAGTACACGCGCTGCAAACCCACGCCGACGCGCTGGAAGATCTGGCGCTCGGCGAGGCGCTCGCGATACGCGCCCGCTTCCCCGGTGCGGCGGGCAACTTCCGCGTGCGGCTCTTCTTCCGCTTCGGCCAGAACGTGCTCGGCCTGCGCGATGGCGAACCGTCGGTTGCCGGACTCGGCCACCACGATGTGGTGTTGATCGACACGCCGGATGGTGCCGCCAACCAGCTCTACCGGGCTGCGTGGGACAACGCCGCGCGCACGTGGAACTTCGAGCCCGCCGACGGGGGTACCGATCTCGAACTGGCAGACCTTGACCCCGGCAACAGCGACCCCGACAGCCGTCAGCGCATGCGCATCCTCAGCCTCGCGGTCTCGGTCGAGCCGATGGACGCCTCGCGCAGCGCCGAAGTCTGGGACGGACTGGCGGCCGACCCCGCCCACACCCGCAACGGCGCGCCCGACGCGCTGACCGCCACCTTCCGCGTGCTGCCCGCGGCCGACCCGCAGGCACGCGCGCTGCCGATCGAAGTGTTGGCGGGGGATGCGCTCGACACCGGGCTCGAGCTGGTCGCGCTGATCGCCGCGGCCCATGCGGCGGCCAACCCGCTCGGCGGTGCTGCGGCCGACGCGACCAACGATCTGGCCACGGCCTTGCGCAACCCGGACGTGGATGGCGCGATCCGCTCGATGGAGATTCACCTTGCCGGCGGCAACGACGGTGCGCCGCTCACCGCCACCGAATACACCGGCCGTGCCGAGCTGACGGATCCGTACAAGACCGGCCTCGCATCGTTCGAAGACATCGAGGACATCTCGATCGTCGCGGCACCGGGCAGCACCTTTGGCTACGAGCTGTCGGACAGCTCGCGCAGCAATGCGCAGGCGATCCTCAACACCGTCATCGCGCACGCCGCCCGCATGCGTTACCGCATCGCCGTGCTCGACAGCGGCAACGACCAGTCCATCGCTGCCGTGCGGACCATGCGCGCCCGCTTCGATTCGACGTACGCCGCGCTGTACTACCCGTGGGTCAAGGTGCGCGACCCGATCACGCGGCAAGACCTGATGCTGCCGCCCTCGGGTTTCGTCGCCGGCATCTACGCGCGCAACGACATCGAACGCGCGGTGTGGAAGGCACCGGCGAACGAAGTGGTGCGCGGCGCGATCGGTTTCGAGCTGATGCTCAACCGCGCGCAGCAAGAGGTGTTGAACCCCGAGGGGATCAATTGCTTCCGCTACTTCGAAGGTCGCGGTATGCGGCTGTGGGGGGCACGCACGATCAGCTCCGACCCCGAGTGGAAGTACGTGAATATCCGCCGCTACTTCTGCTACCTCGAACGCTCGATCGACAAGGGCACGCAGTGGGCGGTGTTCGAGCCGAATGGCGAGCGTCTGTGGGCGAACGTGCGCCGCACGATCGAGGACTTCCTGCTCAACGAATGGCAGTCCGGTGCGCTGCTCGGCGACCGGCCGGAGAAAGCCTACTTCGTGCGCTGCGACCGCTCGACCATGACGCAGAACGATCTCGACAACGGGCGTCTGATCTGCCTGATCGGCGTCGCACCGCTCAAACCCGCCGAATTCGTCATCTTCCGCATCGGGCAGTGGACTGCCGATGCACGTCGCTAA
- a CDS encoding Pvc16 family protein, producing MAGTQAIATVSKTLRGLLEEGRPAEFADIPVALLRPVDFDNGYAKVTDGTEKGFGLLLHRVTPNTARRPQTPRVAPDGTRLRPSLPVDLHYLLAVWHTDVAISQMMLGWAMRVLEDVSLLPAHLLNHYAPVAGVFGEEEGVELVCDPLAIADWLGLWDKLKPHLVIGTTYLARAVLLDSNAPLHSYGPVLERIFPFGEATP from the coding sequence GTGGCAGGTACGCAAGCGATCGCGACGGTAAGCAAGACTTTGCGCGGGCTGCTCGAAGAAGGGCGGCCGGCCGAGTTCGCCGATATCCCGGTGGCGCTGCTGCGCCCGGTCGACTTCGACAATGGCTATGCCAAGGTCACAGATGGCACCGAAAAGGGCTTTGGTCTGCTGCTGCATCGCGTCACGCCCAACACGGCCCGGCGTCCTCAAACGCCGCGTGTCGCGCCGGACGGCACCCGCCTGCGCCCGTCCTTGCCCGTCGACCTGCACTACCTGCTGGCCGTGTGGCACACCGATGTGGCAATCAGCCAGATGATGCTGGGCTGGGCGATGCGCGTGCTCGAAGACGTTTCACTCCTGCCGGCGCATCTGCTCAATCACTACGCCCCGGTTGCCGGCGTGTTTGGCGAGGAAGAGGGCGTCGAACTGGTCTGCGATCCGCTCGCGATCGCCGACTGGCTGGGCCTGTGGGACAAGCTCAAGCCGCATCTGGTGATCGGCACCACCTACCTGGCGCGCGCGGTGCTGCTCGATTCGAACGCGCCGCTGCACAGCTATGGCCCGGTACTCGAACGCATCTTCCCGTTTGGCGAGGCGACGCCGTGA
- a CDS encoding sigma-54 interaction domain-containing protein yields MSALQNLIGQSQIFLRAVALIERMARFDAPVLVTGETGTGKEVAARAIHYLSARRDAPFVPINCGALPDALIESELFGAEKGAYTDARQSRGGLVEAADGGTLFLDELESLPPRAQVSLLRFLQDQTYRPLGGTREKAANVRVVAAASPRLAGLIETGVFRPDLAWRLNVLAVELPPLRDRPGDATLLAEHFLSRYARRYHVAPCTLDPASLPWLESRPWPGNVRELDNLIHRSLLLCDGGVMRLGVLPASRRAPEAHAPVNFNDARAAAIEQFERQYLENLMRQTGGNVSLAARIAGKERRCLGKLLKKYGLDRRPADIATAPGSAQTHPGPVQPAFRDRRSPTRRHWPVTLERRSFNA; encoded by the coding sequence ATGTCTGCCCTGCAGAACCTGATCGGACAGTCCCAGATATTCCTGCGCGCGGTGGCGCTGATCGAGCGCATGGCGCGCTTTGACGCGCCGGTGCTGGTCACCGGCGAAACCGGAACCGGCAAGGAAGTCGCGGCGCGGGCAATCCATTACCTTTCGGCGCGGCGCGATGCGCCCTTTGTACCCATCAACTGTGGCGCGCTGCCCGACGCGCTGATCGAAAGCGAACTCTTCGGCGCGGAAAAGGGTGCCTACACCGACGCCCGGCAATCACGTGGCGGGCTGGTCGAAGCGGCCGACGGCGGTACCCTGTTCCTCGACGAGCTCGAGTCGCTGCCGCCGCGCGCACAGGTGTCCTTGCTCCGCTTCCTGCAGGATCAGACCTATCGCCCCTTGGGAGGCACCCGTGAGAAGGCAGCCAACGTGCGGGTCGTCGCGGCGGCCAGTCCGCGCCTCGCCGGGTTGATCGAAACAGGCGTTTTTCGCCCGGATCTGGCGTGGCGCCTCAACGTGCTGGCGGTGGAGTTGCCACCGCTGCGCGACCGCCCCGGTGACGCCACGCTGCTGGCCGAACACTTCCTGAGCCGCTATGCGCGCCGCTATCACGTCGCGCCGTGCACCCTCGATCCGGCGAGCCTGCCCTGGCTGGAATCACGCCCCTGGCCGGGCAATGTGCGCGAGCTCGACAACCTGATCCATCGCAGCCTGTTGTTGTGCGATGGCGGCGTGATGCGGCTGGGGGTGCTGCCGGCCTCCCGCCGGGCGCCCGAGGCCCATGCGCCGGTGAATTTCAACGATGCGCGCGCCGCTGCGATCGAGCAGTTCGAGCGCCAGTATCTGGAAAACCTGATGCGGCAGACCGGCGGCAACGTCAGTCTCGCTGCCCGAATCGCGGGCAAGGAACGCCGCTGCTTGGGCAAATTGCTGAAGAAATACGGCCTCGACCGGCGCCCCGCCGACATCGCCACGGCCCCTGGGTCTGCCCAGACCCACCCGGGTCCGGTGCAACCCGCCTTCCGTGACCGCCGCTCGCCCACCCGCCGCCACTGGCCGGTGACGCTGGAGCGCCGCAGCTTCAACGCCTGA
- a CDS encoding methyl-accepting chemotaxis protein codes for MFKNLRISSRLVLLSSFLLALVVVVVIIGRNGLSSATEKIESAYVAHTVPMSQLGVSLDTLHRSRMRIVLAMETQYVKTAEEHFEAMRKLDAEALKGLQAAFKTMDDPAAKKQIKAFQSSYKDFTESRDKLVKMYGEGDRMQAVSEFRSNALPAFEQAIDALTALLKMQVKDTEASNAEVAATATKIKNSTMAIALVGLVAAAALSFSIIRSVTRPLGQSVKLAEKIAAGDLSTEIRVERHDETGKLLAALGAMQEQLRTMIGAIEQSSANIAGAAQHLNNAYHEIEGSASQQNEAAAGIAAAVQEMTAGLDHVAERAARVREEAQNAHRMSEEGSVLAEAASGEVGRVAESVNTAASNIGRLEEHSTRISGIAGIIKEIADQTNLLALNAAIEAARAGEQGRGFAVVADEVRKLAEKTGKATSEIMTALGAIHGETESVARVMRASATQANSSVEAISRLGPALGSLKSGADTTRHEVAELVETYNEQSAASHAIAEHIERIAQMSDSTNAAITRSAGSVGDLEAMASELRAAVSKFRL; via the coding sequence ATGTTCAAGAACCTGCGGATCTCGTCAAGACTGGTTCTGCTGTCAAGCTTCCTGCTTGCACTGGTCGTCGTCGTGGTCATCATCGGCCGCAACGGGTTGTCCAGCGCCACCGAGAAGATCGAATCCGCCTACGTCGCGCACACGGTGCCAATGTCCCAGCTGGGCGTCTCGCTCGATACGCTGCACCGCAGCCGCATGCGCATCGTGCTGGCGATGGAAACCCAGTACGTGAAGACCGCGGAAGAACACTTCGAAGCGATGCGCAAGCTCGACGCCGAAGCGCTCAAGGGGCTGCAGGCGGCCTTCAAGACCATGGACGACCCGGCCGCGAAGAAACAGATCAAGGCCTTCCAGAGCAGCTACAAGGATTTCACCGAGTCGCGCGACAAGCTGGTCAAGATGTACGGCGAAGGCGACCGCATGCAGGCAGTGTCGGAATTCCGCTCCAACGCACTGCCAGCCTTCGAGCAGGCGATCGATGCGCTGACCGCGCTGCTGAAGATGCAGGTGAAGGATACCGAGGCGTCGAACGCCGAAGTCGCAGCCACTGCCACCAAGATCAAGAACTCGACGATGGCGATCGCGCTGGTCGGCCTCGTCGCGGCGGCAGCCTTGTCGTTCTCGATCATCCGCTCGGTGACCCGGCCACTCGGCCAATCGGTCAAACTGGCTGAAAAGATCGCGGCCGGTGACCTGAGCACCGAGATTCGAGTCGAACGCCATGACGAAACCGGCAAGCTGCTCGCCGCGCTCGGTGCGATGCAGGAACAGTTGCGCACCATGATTGGCGCGATCGAGCAGTCCAGCGCCAATATCGCCGGTGCAGCGCAGCATCTGAACAACGCCTATCACGAGATCGAAGGCAGTGCGTCGCAGCAGAACGAGGCCGCCGCCGGTATCGCCGCCGCGGTGCAGGAGATGACCGCCGGCCTCGACCATGTCGCCGAGCGGGCCGCGCGGGTGCGTGAAGAGGCGCAGAACGCGCACCGCATGTCGGAAGAAGGCTCGGTGCTGGCCGAAGCAGCCAGCGGCGAAGTCGGTCGTGTCGCCGAGTCGGTGAATACCGCTGCGTCCAACATCGGCCGCCTCGAAGAGCACTCCACCCGCATCAGCGGCATCGCCGGCATCATCAAGGAGATCGCCGACCAGACCAACCTGCTGGCGCTCAACGCCGCGATCGAGGCGGCACGCGCGGGCGAACAAGGCCGCGGCTTCGCGGTGGTAGCGGACGAGGTGCGCAAGCTGGCCGAAAAGACCGGCAAGGCGACCAGCGAGATCATGACCGCGCTTGGCGCGATCCACGGCGAGACCGAAAGTGTCGCCCGCGTGATGCGCGCGTCCGCGACGCAGGCAAATTCGTCGGTCGAAGCGATCAGCCGTCTCGGCCCGGCGCTCGGTTCGCTCAAGAGCGGTGCCGATACCACCCGCCACGAAGTTGCCGAGCTGGTCGAGACCTACAACGAACAAAGCGCCGCCAGCCACGCGATCGCAGAGCACATCGAGCGGATCGCGCAGATGAGCGATTCGACCAACGCGGCGATCACGCGCAGCGCCGGATCGGTGGGGGATCTGGAGGCGATGGCCTCCGAGCTGCGCGCCGCGGTATCCAAATTCAGGCTTTGA
- the metX gene encoding homoserine O-succinyltransferase MetX, with amino-acid sequence MTSSGSVGVVSPQTAHFAEPLTLKSGAVLPAYDLVYETYGTLNAQRDNAVLVCHALSGSHHVAGTYAGKPKSVGWWDNLVGPGKPLDTTKFFVIGVNNLGGCYGSTGPTSINPATGKPWGADFPFVTVEDWVAAQARLADLLGIERFAAVVGGSLGGMQALEWTLAFPDRVRHAAIIAAAPKLSAQNIAFNEVARQAIKSDPQFHGGHYYEHGVVPVNGLKLARMVGHITYLSDDAMGEKFGRKLRHGEHKYHWDVEFEIESYLRYQGDKFAGYFDANTYLLATKALDYFDPAFDYDGDLAAALARAKADFFVASFSTDWRFSPERSRELVFALIQNGLKVSYAELESTAGHDSFLLDDPQYHAVLRAWFDGIGV; translated from the coding sequence ATGACTTCTTCCGGATCCGTTGGCGTCGTCTCGCCGCAGACGGCGCATTTCGCAGAGCCGCTCACGCTGAAAAGCGGCGCGGTGCTGCCAGCCTACGATCTCGTCTACGAGACCTACGGCACCCTTAACGCCCAGCGCGACAACGCGGTGCTGGTCTGCCACGCGCTGTCAGGCTCGCACCATGTGGCGGGCACCTACGCCGGCAAGCCCAAGAGCGTGGGCTGGTGGGACAACCTCGTCGGCCCCGGCAAGCCGCTGGATACCACCAAGTTCTTCGTGATCGGGGTGAACAACCTGGGCGGCTGCTATGGCTCGACCGGCCCGACCTCGATCAACCCGGCCACCGGCAAGCCCTGGGGCGCGGACTTCCCCTTCGTGACGGTGGAAGACTGGGTCGCGGCACAGGCCCGGCTGGCCGATCTGCTGGGGATCGAACGCTTCGCGGCCGTGGTGGGCGGCAGCCTCGGCGGCATGCAGGCGCTGGAGTGGACGCTGGCCTTCCCGGACCGCGTGCGCCACGCCGCGATCATCGCCGCGGCGCCGAAACTCTCGGCGCAGAACATCGCGTTCAACGAAGTGGCGCGGCAGGCGATCAAATCCGACCCGCAATTCCACGGCGGCCACTACTACGAGCACGGCGTGGTGCCGGTGAATGGCCTCAAGCTCGCGCGCATGGTCGGCCACATCACCTATCTGTCGGACGACGCGATGGGCGAGAAATTCGGCCGCAAGCTGCGCCACGGCGAGCACAAGTATCACTGGGACGTGGAGTTCGAGATCGAGTCCTACCTGCGCTATCAGGGCGACAAGTTCGCCGGTTACTTTGACGCCAACACCTATCTGCTGGCGACCAAGGCGCTGGACTACTTCGACCCGGCCTTCGACTACGACGGCGACCTCGCCGCCGCGCTCGCGCGCGCCAAGGCCGACTTCTTCGTCGCCTCGTTCTCGACCGACTGGCGCTTCTCGCCGGAGCGCTCGCGCGAGCTGGTGTTCGCGCTGATCCAGAACGGCCTCAAGGTCAGCTACGCCGAGCTGGAAAGCACGGCCGGCCATGACTCCTTCCTGCTCGACGATCCGCAGTACCACGCGGTGTTGCGCGCGTGGTTCGACGGCATTGGAGTTTGA
- the metW gene encoding methionine biosynthesis protein MetW — MSTRFDFEVIARWVQPGDTALDLGCGDGSLLAFLRDTRGIKGYGVEADPDRVVACIRNGVNVLQIDLEKGLTDFNDGQFDHVIMSLSLQAVHHTEKILDEMLRVGREAVVSFPNFGYWKHRQAILNGRMPVSETLPYEWYDTPNVRFFTIADFEALCEQRGIRILERAAFDEDKPVAEEANFLASMAMYRLAR; from the coding sequence ATGTCTACCCGTTTCGACTTTGAAGTGATCGCGCGCTGGGTGCAGCCCGGCGATACCGCATTGGACCTCGGCTGCGGCGACGGCAGCCTGCTCGCCTTCCTGCGTGACACCCGGGGCATCAAGGGTTACGGCGTGGAAGCCGACCCCGATCGCGTCGTGGCCTGCATCCGCAACGGCGTGAATGTGCTGCAGATCGACCTTGAGAAGGGCCTCACCGATTTCAACGACGGCCAGTTCGATCACGTGATCATGAGCCTGTCGCTGCAGGCGGTGCACCACACCGAGAAGATCCTCGACGAGATGCTGCGCGTCGGCCGCGAAGCGGTGGTGAGCTTCCCGAACTTCGGTTACTGGAAGCACCGGCAGGCGATCCTCAACGGCCGCATGCCGGTCTCCGAGACCTTGCCCTACGAGTGGTACGACACGCCGAACGTCCGCTTCTTCACGATCGCGGATTTCGAGGCGCTGTGCGAGCAGCGCGGCATCCGCATCCTTGAGCGCGCCGCGTTCGACGAAGACAAACCGGTGGCCGAAGAGGCCAACTTCCTCGCCAGCATGGCGATGTACCGGCTGGCGCGCTGA
- a CDS encoding HAD family hydrolase, with protein sequence MNGIRLIACDLDGTLLDEQKQLPADFAHTLAQLAAREVVFCPASGRQYHSILALFPELAATMPVIAENGALVMMGERELASSCLARADVSELVAIWRGLVQQGLDVGAVMCGKRSAYVERGGTGFIDEVAKYYPRLEVVDDLAAVADDFLKLALCVPGSAERDIYPHFAALGPSLKAVVSGERWVDVMAAGVNKGRGLQQLQAALGIAREQTMAFGDFVNDLEMLDEAAHSYAMKNAHPAVVARARFRAPCNTERGVQRVIHSLLAGAAA encoded by the coding sequence ATGAACGGAATACGACTGATCGCCTGCGATCTGGATGGCACCCTGCTCGACGAACAGAAGCAGCTGCCGGCTGACTTCGCCCACACGCTGGCGCAGCTCGCGGCGCGCGAGGTGGTGTTCTGCCCGGCGAGCGGGCGGCAGTATCACAGCATCCTGGCGCTGTTTCCCGAGCTGGCGGCGACGATGCCGGTGATCGCGGAAAACGGCGCGCTGGTGATGATGGGCGAGCGGGAGCTGGCGTCGAGCTGCCTCGCGCGCGCGGATGTGAGCGAACTGGTGGCGATCTGGCGCGGGCTGGTGCAGCAGGGCCTCGATGTCGGCGCGGTGATGTGCGGCAAACGCTCGGCCTATGTCGAGCGCGGCGGCACGGGATTCATCGACGAGGTCGCCAAGTACTACCCGCGGCTGGAAGTGGTCGATGACCTCGCCGCCGTGGCGGATGACTTCCTCAAGCTCGCCCTGTGCGTGCCGGGATCTGCCGAACGCGACATCTACCCGCACTTCGCGGCGCTCGGTCCGTCACTCAAAGCGGTGGTATCGGGCGAGCGCTGGGTCGACGTGATGGCGGCAGGCGTCAACAAAGGGCGCGGGCTGCAGCAGTTGCAGGCGGCGCTGGGCATCGCCCGTGAGCAGACGATGGCCTTCGGCGACTTCGTCAACGACCTTGAAATGCTCGACGAGGCCGCCCACTCCTACGCGATGAAGAACGCGCATCCGGCGGTGGTGGCGCGAGCGCGTTTCCGCGCGCCCTGCAATACCGAGCGCGGCGTGCAACGGGTGATCCACAGCCTGCTGGCCGGCGCAGCGGCCTGA
- a CDS encoding VOC family protein, with protein MKIEHVAIWAADLEAQRRFYETRFGATAGDRYHNTRKDFRSYFLRFADGARLELMAMPGIPASQDSVAAQRLGLIHLAFSVGSQEAVDQHHAQSVAEGLRVLDGPRWTGDGYYEYVLLDPEDNRIEVTI; from the coding sequence ATGAAGATCGAGCATGTCGCGATCTGGGCGGCGGACCTTGAAGCACAGCGGCGTTTCTACGAAACGCGCTTCGGCGCTACCGCCGGCGATCGTTACCACAACACGCGCAAGGACTTCCGCTCGTACTTCCTCAGGTTCGCCGATGGCGCGCGGCTCGAGCTGATGGCGATGCCCGGCATCCCCGCCAGTCAGGACAGCGTGGCGGCCCAACGTCTCGGGCTGATCCATCTGGCCTTCTCGGTCGGCAGCCAGGAAGCGGTAGACCAGCACCATGCGCAAAGCGTGGCCGAAGGGCTGCGCGTGCTCGACGGCCCGCGCTGGACCGGCGATGGCTACTACGAATACGTGCTGCTCGATCCGGAAGACAACCGAATCGAAGTCACGATCTGA
- a CDS encoding LysR substrate-binding domain-containing protein, with protein MIRTLLHHLPGFAAVARHASFSKAAEELVLTQAGVSYQIRQLEERLGFPLFIRGHGQPLKLTERGALLLEEYRLAEKSIERTLDMIRVGSERQRIRVTAPVDLGSCYITPRLPQIEARGLIVDLHLSDQPVALVDSRFDLAVRNEPNEERLVHEPLLTSANVLVCSRAYADAHGIPDTVSTLARHRLLLRNAERSHSWGDLLAVAGLELASLADTRVLGNSFALLEGVRAGLGITLLPRYLVAEQIKLGRLLEIPLADAKPAATGFYLSYYPSVTARLWAAVLLDCLASADAV; from the coding sequence GTGATCAGAACCCTGCTGCATCATCTGCCGGGCTTTGCTGCGGTGGCGCGCCATGCGAGCTTTTCCAAGGCCGCCGAGGAACTGGTACTGACGCAGGCCGGCGTGAGTTACCAGATCCGCCAGCTCGAAGAACGGCTGGGCTTTCCGCTCTTCATCCGCGGCCATGGCCAACCGCTCAAGCTCACTGAACGCGGCGCGCTGTTGCTGGAGGAGTACCGGCTCGCGGAGAAGTCGATCGAGCGCACGCTGGACATGATCCGCGTCGGCAGCGAACGCCAGCGCATCCGCGTCACGGCGCCGGTGGACCTCGGCAGCTGCTACATCACGCCGCGCCTGCCGCAGATCGAGGCACGCGGTCTGATCGTCGACCTGCATCTGTCCGACCAGCCGGTTGCGCTGGTCGATAGCCGCTTCGACCTCGCAGTGCGCAACGAGCCGAACGAGGAGAGGCTGGTGCACGAACCGCTGCTGACCAGTGCGAACGTGCTGGTGTGCAGCCGCGCTTACGCCGACGCACACGGCATTCCGGACACGGTGAGCACGCTGGCCCGCCACCGCCTGCTGCTGCGCAATGCCGAGCGCAGCCACAGCTGGGGTGATCTGCTTGCGGTAGCGGGGCTGGAACTGGCATCGCTGGCCGATACGCGGGTGCTCGGCAACAGCTTCGCGCTGCTCGAAGGCGTGCGCGCCGGGCTGGGCATCACGCTGCTACCGCGCTATCTGGTGGCCGAGCAGATCAAGCTCGGGCGCCTGCTTGAGATTCCGCTGGCGGACGCCAAACCCGCCGCAACCGGCTTTTACCTGAGCTACTACCCGTCGGTTACCGCGCGGCTGTGGGCCGCCGTACTGCTCGACTGCCTTGCCAGTGCCGACGCCGTCTAG